A segment of the Deinococcus planocerae genome:
TATCGCCCCGGCCCACGTCACCCGGAGTACGACTGGTGGTTCCTCAAACGTGGTTCGAATTGAGTGTCTTCCGCGGACATGAGCCATTTTCATGGAAGCCCGTTTGCATCTGTGCAACCGGCAGACTGGGATGAACCCAGCGGAGGTCTCCGTTGTAAGACGTGCTGTCGTGGATCAGTCGAAGGGGAAGCTCCACCGGCTTCCCGCCCATTCGCCCAACCACCCGTTCACCGTCCACGACCGACAGGGCCAGTTCGGAGGCCGTGCCCTTACTGCGACAACTCACGTTGGCCGAGCCGATGATTGCCAGGCAGGCGTCCACGATCATCAGCTTCGAGTGCAGGTTAATGACGGATTGCCGGGACGCCTGCCGCAGATGGATGGTGTGGACACTGGCGGGACCGCCCCCACGAATGTGCTCCAGGGTCCGGTGTCTCAGAGCGTTGTGAAAGGCCACCAGGCCGAACACCTCATGCACCCGCGCCCTCACCAGGATGACCTGCACGCCCCGCGCCGCCGCGTCACGCAGACGGTCCGTCAGGCTGCTGGGCTACACGAGCTGATCTTCGATGTAGATGTAGAGTTCAGCGCGCTCAATAACCATTCCCTCATGACTGCAAGCTGATTCTGAATGTTGAGACCCTCTCATAAAACTGTCAATTACAAGGAGTCCTCCTGTTGTACTGTCAGGGAGGCAAGTTCAGGGGCGCGGGTCGTCTCCTGGGGATTCAGCGCCCATACGCTGAGGTGGCGGAGTCTGTCGGTAGACTCCGCCCTTTTCTTTTGGAGGTGAAACAACCCTTGCCAGGAACTTCCGTTCAGGCCAAGCACGGTCTTTCTCCACCGCCCCCTCGACGCCTTTGGAGGTGAACATGTCGTTTTGGACCGAGGTTTTTGTTCTGGTGCAGCTTGCGCTGGCCTCACTGATTCTCTCGTCTTCGCTGGGCCGTCCTCGCGACACCCTGAGGCCCGTTCCCGTTCGGGAAGGAGTCGCTCCCCGTGGACCCCACGCTTGAGGTCTCGCTGCACTGGTTTTACGTGGCGTGCATGGCCGCCGGGGTGCTCTATTTCTGGTTCTTGAGCCGCGACCCCAGGGGCGTGCCCCGGTACGAGTACCTCACCGCGCTGATGATCGCCCTCGTCTCCGGGACCGTCTACCTGTCGGTGGCGCTGGGCTACGGCAAGACGGTGATCGGCGGCACCGAGGTGTACTACGCCCGCTACTTCGACTGGGTGATCACCACGCCGCTGCTGCTGCTCGCCCTCGCCTGGACGGCGATGCACCGGGCACCCAGGAAAGACAAGACCCTGATCGCCGCGCTGATGGGTACCGACGCCTTCATGATCCTGACGGGCCTGGTCGCCGACCTCACGACGGGACCGGCGCGCTACGTCTACTACAGCCTGGGGGTCGTGGCGTTCCTCGTGATCCTGGCGATGATCTGGGGGCCGCTGCGCCGCATCGCGCAGGAGGGCGGCGCCGACCTCGCGGGGGTCTTCCGCCGGGTGGCCGGGCTGCTGACCGTGCTGTGGATCCTGTACCCGACCTTCTGGATTCTGGGACCCTCGGGCATCAATGCGATCGGCCAGACGGCCTCCACGATGGGCTTCATCTTTACGCCGATCCTTTCCAAGGTCGTGTGGAGCATCGTGGACCTCCACAGCCTGCGCGCCCTGAAAGCCCGCGAGGAGTTCACGCGGGCGGTGCCTGCCCCCGGCGACTGACCAGAACAAACAACGCCGTACTACCGCGCGAGGAGACGGGAAGCCGTCTTCCTGGGGAAGTCGTGTGCCTTCGCGCCCGCCCCCATCCCTGTCCCGACTCCTCCACGCCGTGGAAAGGAGGCCTGTCCATGATCAAGAGAGTGCTCGTGCCCCTGGAGACCGTCGACGCGGCGCACCCCGCCTTGCGGGCAGCTCAGGCGAACTTTCCGGAAGCGAGGGTGTGCCCCCTGCACGTCCTGCCGGTCGGACCGACCGGAGCCGAGTTCGTCCTCGCCGCGGTCCCTGCCCGCGCCTACGAGGAGGCCCGGACGCGGCTCAATGCCCTGGGCGGCGGCGAACTCCTCTCGGGCGGCGACCCGGCGGGCGAGATCCTGCGCCGCGCCGGGAGCGGAATCATCGATCTTATCGTGATGGGCACAGGTGGCAAGCGCGGCCTGCCGCGTCTGCTGCTGGGCTCCGTGGCCGAACGGGTGGTGCGCGAGTCCCCGGTCCCGGTCCTGACCGTCCGCACCGGGGAGCCCGGCATGGGAGGGTCCTTTGCCGGGTTC
Coding sequences within it:
- a CDS encoding phospholipase D-like domain-containing protein, translated to MTDRLRDAAARGVQVILVRARVHEVFGLVAFHNALRHRTLEHIRGGGPASVHTIHLRQASRQSVINLHSKLMIVDACLAIIGSANVSCRSKGTASELALSVVDGERVVGRMGGKPVELPLRLIHDSTSYNGDLRWVHPSLPVAQMQTGFHENGSCPRKTLNSNHV
- a CDS encoding bacteriorhodopsin gives rise to the protein MDPTLEVSLHWFYVACMAAGVLYFWFLSRDPRGVPRYEYLTALMIALVSGTVYLSVALGYGKTVIGGTEVYYARYFDWVITTPLLLLALAWTAMHRAPRKDKTLIAALMGTDAFMILTGLVADLTTGPARYVYYSLGVVAFLVILAMIWGPLRRIAQEGGADLAGVFRRVAGLLTVLWILYPTFWILGPSGINAIGQTASTMGFIFTPILSKVVWSIVDLHSLRALKAREEFTRAVPAPGD